In the genome of Raphanus sativus cultivar WK10039 chromosome 4, ASM80110v3, whole genome shotgun sequence, one region contains:
- the LOC108848499 gene encoding scarecrow-like protein 33 yields the protein MGSYYAGFLGSFDNFYQTEFSNLGNGFYVDDQPLLESPSLLPPLHPHPDPYPQQNLAAADADDDLTDSVLQYISQVLMEEDMDDKPCMFHDALSLQAAERSLYEALGEKYPDSLPLPTTSPLQLSHSHDELSDITSSGHTSRTTTTTTTSSDWSFDSLENNRPSWMQTPTPNNFVFQSTTPSTRSSPNSGSNTVTRSSFSNDLVTNMFKDSNWALQFKRGVEEASKFLPRTTQLVIDENHHHPHYVPYRITGKKCHWRDEDDEHLPEERSKKQSAVYADDPELADMFEKILLFGDPKENPKCILNETSQKEPPTKAPQSPKGDITTAYSRGIKPSAYVKEIPDLRSLLLSCAQAVSVNDHRRAEGLLRLVRQHSSSYGDGTERLAHYFANSLEARLAGTGTQVYTSLSSKKTSAADMLKAYQSYVSVCPFKKIGIAFANHSIQQLAKKTMPHTIHIIDFGISYGFQWHSLVHRLHWRRGSSCKLRITGIDLPQRGFRPANGVIETGHRLAKYCKKLNVPFEYNAIAQKWETIKLEDLKLREGEFVAVNTLFRFRNLLDDTVAVDSPRDVVLRLIHKIRPNIFIPSILSGSYNAPFFVTRFREVMYHFSSLFDMCDTTLTREDPMRVVFEKEFYGREIMNVVACEGTARVERPESYKQWGSRMVRAGLRQLPVEKELVQKLRLMVDKEYKSKEFDVDQDGNWFLQGWKGRLVYASSFWVSV from the coding sequence ATGGGTTCTTACTATGCTGGATTCCTTGGATCATTTGACAACTTCTACCAGACTGAGTTTTCCAATTTGGGGAATGGATTCTATGTGGATGACCAACCTTTGTTAGAAAGTCCATCTCTCTTGCCTCCTCTTCATCCTCATCCAGATCCATATCCTCAACAGAATCTTGCTGCTGCTGATGCTGATGATGATTTAACTGATTCTGTTCTGCAATACATAAGCCAAGTGCTTATGGAAGAAGACATGGATGACAAGCCTTGTATGTTCCATGATGCCTTGTCTCTCCAAGCAGCTGAGAGATCTCTCTATGAAGCTCTAGGCGAAAAGTACCCGGATTCTCTGCCTCTGCCCACCACTAGCCCTCTCCAACTTTCTCATAGTCATGATGAGTTGAGTGACATAACTTCTTCAGGTCACACCTCaagaaccaccaccaccaccaccacttccTCTGATTGGAGTTTTGATAGTTTGGAGAACAACAGGCCTTCTTGGATGCAAACACCTACCCCGAACAACTTCGTCTTCCAGTCTACTACTCCCTCTACTAGATCCAGTCCCAATAGTGGCAGTAACACGGTTACCAGGTCAAGTTTTAGTAATGACTTGGTTACAAACATGTTCAAAGATAGCAACTGGGCGTTACAATTCAAGAGAGGTGTGGAGGAAGCAAGCAAGTTCCTTCCAAGGACTACTCAGCTGGTTATAGATgagaatcatcatcatcctcactATGTTCCTTACAGAATCACCGGAAAGAAATGCCACTGGCGTGACGAAGACGATGAGCATTTGCCTGAAGAAAGAAGTAAGAAGCAATCAGCTGTCTATGCCGATGACCCCGAGCTAGCAGACATGTTTGAAAAGATTCTCTTGTTCGGAGATCCCAAGGAGAACCCTAAATGCATTCTCAACGAAACCTCCCAAAAGGAACCACCAACCAAAGCTCCACAAAGTCCCAAAGGAGACATAACAACAGCATACTCGAGGGGAATCAAACCATCTGCTTACGTTAAAGAGATACCTGACTTGAGGTCCCTTTTGCTTTCATGTGCACAAGCTGTGTCCGTCAACGACCACAGAAGAGCTGAAGGGTTGTTAAGACTCGTCAGGCAGCATTCTTCCTCTTACGGAGATGGAACAGAGAGGTTAGCTCATTACTTCGCAAACAGTCTCGAAGCGCGTTTAGCCGGGACAGGCACGCAGGTCTACACATCCTTGTCTTCCAAGAAAACATCTGCCGCGGACATGTTGAAAGCTTACCAGTCCTACGTATCCGTCTGCCCGTTCAAGAAGATCGGTATAGCCTTCGCTAACCACAGCATCCAGCAGCTGGCTAAGAAGACTATGCCTCACACCATCCACATCATAGACTTTGGGATATCTTACGGTTTCCAGTGGCATTCTCTGGTTCATCGCCTTCACTGGAGACGTGGCTCCTCGTGTAAGCTCAGGATCACGGGTATCGACTTGCCTCAGCGTGGGTTTAGACCGGCTAATGGTGTTATCGAGACGGGACACCGCTTGGCTAAGTACTGTAAGAAGCTGAACGTTCCGTTTGAGTACAATGCTATAGCGCAGAAGTGGGAGACGATAAAGCTGGAGGACTTGAAGCTGAGAGAAGGAGAGTTCGTGGCGGTGAACACTCTCTTTAGGTTTAGGAACCTTCTGGATGATACTGTGGCAGTGGACAGCCCTAGAGACGTGGTTTTGAGACTGATACACAAGATAAGACCGAACATCTTCATCCCTTCGATATTGAGCGGTTCTTACAACGCTCCTTTTTTTGTGACGAGGTTTAGAGAAGTCATGTATCATTTCTCCTCGCTGTTCGACATGTGCGACACGACCCTGACGAGGGAGGATCCGATGAGGGTTGTGTTCGAGAAGGAGTTCTACGGGAGGGAGATCATGAACGTGGTGGCGTGCGAGGGGACGGCGAGAGTGGAGAGGCCTGAGAGTTATAAGCAGTGGGGGTCGAGGATGGTGAGAGCTGGGTTGAGGCAGCTTCCGGTTGAGAAGGAGCTGGTTCAGAAACTGAGGTTGATGGTTGATAAGGAGTACAAGAGCAAAGAGTTTGATGTTGATCAGGATGGTAACTGGTTCCTTCAGGGCTGGAAAGGCAGACTTGTCTATGCTTCTTCTTTTTGGGTTTCTGTGTAG
- the LOC108849568 gene encoding uncharacterized protein LOC108849568, whose amino-acid sequence MEFNGDDESSFEQCYRCYPVTFIEKAHLDKGDKIIMPPSALNRLASLHIEYPMLFQLSNESVGKITHCGVLEFTADEGLVYFPYWMMQNMSLQEGDIVRIKNMSLVKGTYIKLQPHTQDFLDITNPKAILETTLRSYSCLTTGDTIMVPYNNKQYFINVVEAKPSSAVSIIETDCEVDFAPPLDYKEPEKPQKLTPLKKRTRQVEEEEPANKVPKFTPFTGSGKRLDGKTQTESTEQEEKPTEKGKDDEKLSTITPPQKSGKLVFGSNSKQTSKANVKVDPKNVEQESSTKSDEAKFKVFTGKKYSLKG is encoded by the exons ATGGAGTTTAATGGAGATGATGAGTCTAGCTTCGAGCAGTGTTACCGTTGTTACCCTGTCACATTCATTGAAAAG GCACATCTTGACAAGGGGGACAAAA TTATAATGCCTCCTTCCGCTCTCAACCGTCTTG cTTCTTTGCATATTGAGTACCCAATGCTGTTTCAACTGAGTAACGAATCTGTTGGCAAGATCACACATTGCGGTGTACTCGAGTTCACCGCAGACGAAGGCCTTGTTTACTTTCCTTATTGG ATGATGCAAAACATGTCTCTTCAAGAAGGAGACATTGTGAGAATCAAGAATATGAGCTTGGTGAAAGGGACTTACATCAAGCTTCAGCCTCACACTCAAGATTTCTTGGACATTACCAACCCAAAAGCCAT cTTGGAGACTACGCTTAGGAGCTACTCTTGCTTAACCACTGGCGACACAATCATGGTTCCTTATAACAACAAGCAGTATTTTATCAATGTGGTTGAAGCGAAGCCGTCATCAGCTGTGAGTATCATAGAAACGGACTGCGAGGTTGATTTTGCTCCTCCTCTTGATTACAAAGAACCTGAGAAGCCGCAGAAGCTGACTCCTCTGAAGAAGCGAACTCGCCAAG TTGAGGAAGAAGAACCAGCAAACAAAGTTCCCAAGTTCACGCCATTCACTGGGTCCGGAAAGCGTTTGGATGGGAAGACACAAACAGAATCAACTGAACAAGAAGAGAAGCCAACTGAGAAAGGAAAGGATGATGAGAAGCTGTCGACCATAACGCCACCGCAAAAATCAGGGAAGCTTGTCTTTGGCTCAAACAGCAAACAAACTTCAAAAGCAAATGTGAAA GTTGATCCAAAGAACGTGGAGCAAGAAAGTTCGACGAAGTCTGATGAAGCTAAGTTTAAGGTGTTTACTGGGAAGAAATACTCACTCAAAGGTTAA